The genomic window gtatcaaaatgcagctaAATACTGTAGCTACGTACACTCATGGAAactttcaggcaattatatgctaTGACGAAAAAGTAATGAAGTTTCAAAGTCAAAAAATGGGccaattttgtgtgtgaaaagtgTACCTTTtccaaatctggtcacatataatgggGAGAGAGTGTGTCAAACTGCGCTACAGgatgtgaaaaatgagcccataaagtaacatcaagagttaataatgggagaggagagtgtctaacgcaaTACAGAGCCGTTACAAATGATTCGGCGTGATTCAAAGGGCTTCCATCAGATGTGTTAACATGCGAAAGTAGTTACGAAGGGCGCACGCATTAGCAAATAAAAATACTTGGTATCGAATGTGTTCACACGTGAGTATCAACTCAGTACTATGGCGTCGAGTGCAAGTAAAGCGTGTGCAAAAGAGCGTTCAACAAAGAGAGGCAGCAAGCGAAAAGGAACAAATGGTGGTGATGGCAAGACAGCGCCGGACAATGCAAGCAAAAAGAAGCGACGAGTAGATAAGGTGCTGCCGAAGAAGAATCGCACTGAACTGGTTAAGATTATGAAAGCAGTAGCTCCACTTAGTCTAGTTGAAGAAATTCGGAGTGATATCAAAGAGCAGTTTAAAGGTAGTGGACTAGAAGACTTTTTGAAAACCCTGAGCCAATGTTGCAAATCGTGACACACCATCGCGACACCTTCGCTGTTCTCTACGAAAAATATAAACCCATGAAGAACTCGTTTATGCAATTCCAGTTGGATTGGTATGCAAGGTGCAGTGCATTTCTTCTAGAGGAGCAATATACATTAGCAGCCATCAATATTTCAGAAAATGATGCTGGGTTTTCTGAAATAGTGACCATCAGAAATAGTTGGCTGGAGTTTTGCAAAGCATGTAATACTCCTGTGCCAACCAGCAATCCTATAATGTTGGCTGTATCATCAAGGCTCTACAGGTTTCTTCTCGACCAAGTCTCAAGTTTTCAAGACTCTTTAATAGAAAAGTGTACCACGGAAATTGACCAAACCAGTTCCAGCATTACTGATGGTGACGATGTGTACTATCGTTTTGGTGGGGCAACAATCTGTAGTATGCTTAAGAATCGATACAAGGCAATTAAAAAATGTGATAGTACCAAGAGAAATATGTTGTCTGTAGAAATTTCTATGTTGCAAGCCATGAAAATGAAAGATAAATCTACTATTCCAGCGTATTTGAGTTATCGTGACAGGGGTTTTTTGTATTTTCCTGACAATAGCTTGATACCATTTCTACATAATTTTGATGATGCTTTGAAGGAAGTAGTAAATGAGGAAGGATTTCGTAAACATGGAGACCATTTAGTTAAGGTTTGTGTTGCATGTACTTCAGTTTTTGGCAAATATTTGGTTCCGTCTTACATATAATTTTGTTTAATAGGCTGGACATGAAAAAGTTAAGGAATGTACAAGCCTCAGGGAGGAATTTATCAGTGTGCTAAAAGCACTTGTTCCCTCCATGGTACAAGATGCTGACAGTGAGCTGGCAATGATGAATATCTATGAAGAACTGTCCAGAAAATTGTGTAATACACGAATACAGGAATTTGTATCTGCTACAAAACAAGACCTAGCTGCTAAAAAAGGATTAGCATCGACTACAGATACTAACTTACGCACAACACTATTAGCACATCATACAAAGTTGTCAACTATAAGAAAACAATGACAAATACATTTTAAACAACAAATTATTTTATGAATTTCCATATGATTTCTTGTGGAGGGGCAATTCCATGTAGGTCAATGTTTCATCCCGGTAGCCAACTCCACTGTGGTGTCCTGATGCACACTGCTGGACCAGATGTGCACACCTTGCTGTCACATAATTGCAAGAATCAAGTTTTCCTCCAGCATTACGTTTAAACTGGCTAAAAAGGCTCTCAACTGCAGAGTCAATGGAGACACAAAATAACCAGGATGTTTTGCAAAAAAATCTTTACAGAATGCTCTAAAGCTGTAAACATCGATGCGTAGCAAGTCCCAGGCTATATAAAAGTATTAGTATAGATTATTTGTAAAACAATTGACTAACTTACTTTGCCATGACAAAAAAGACTTCTGATTCGATGAAACATGTGGATAGTCCGAATCTAAAGTGTTATAAATATGACCGTATGtaagtataatatataatatcaaTTGTTTACCTTCCTCAAGTAGTGTAGACAGCCATGAGGTAAAATATTTATACCCATCATCGATGTTCTGTAACACAGGAGAATCCATGTTGTCTACTTTATCATGTGATAGAAATCCACTTTCAAATAGCTTGTGACATGCTTGCAGATACTCCCAAGTTTCATTAGTAGTATCGGAATCAGCTGGCGGTGGGTCTTGATTGGTGTACCAAAACAATTCTCCCAGGACTTGCTCTTGCTGTAATACTACTTAAAATTAAATACAGTGTACAAGGAAATTTACCTGCATGATCTTGGCTGGTGAAACGTTGAGTTTAGTCCAAGAATCCCTAACAACATGGACCTCTTTCAAACGTGGCACCATCCTGGTCAGATTCTGTTTAGCCCGGCTTACTTCTCGTTGGTACATAGCTATAATGGAATTTCATCCAAAAACACCATGATGTTGGCCATGTCTGAACAGTTTTGTTCCACCACTCTTGGAGGAAAAGAGCGCATTAATCATATTTTTGAGCTATACaaataaaaagaaaaacaaatgaATATTATACGATTCATTAATTATGACTGGATATGCAAAACGGAACCagtttcacacacaaaatttgaccaatTTTGTAATTTGCATTCAGCTGTCTGAAATTTTTCATGTCCAGCATGTTTGGCTACATGTTGATACAAAAAACACCTTAACCAGATTGAAGGGTTGACTGTGAGTACAGGTTGTTTActtgcatgtaaaatgtgtggaaaagtatataccttttcacaaatccagttacaatTTTTAATACAAATTACCTGGTGAGTAGGGCATATCATCCAATAGATAAGCCAGGGAGGATTGAAAGGATTAACCATCCACGGTTTGACATCATATACATCATTACTGGCAGTATCAGATATCACTGAATAAGCACCAGAATGTCCATGACTTAACTTAATGGTGGTAAGGTTGGCAGGACTACCATCGCAGACAATCAAGCTGGTTCTCAACCCACAAGTCTGGAAAAGATGTACTGTTTCTAACACACACGACAATATAAACTGTGCATCCACCGATTCCTTCGATGTAAAGTAGGGCCCTACAATGTCGTAGCTGCTGGTGAGATCTCGCCATAAGAACTGAAGTATGTAGGAAGTCTGGCCTGGTGAATCCGGTTCCTTCAAAACTCTGTAGATGTCATTAAGGGACGACATGTCCTTGTTAGTCATAGCCAACCCAGAAAGTTTATGACTCCTGGAATTCCATAATAGCTGGCATGCCACCTTCACCTCATCAAATATCATTACACCGTCACTCTGCGGCTTGCGTTTCCCTAGTAAGTATATTAATAGTCAAACTGGTATGACAAAACAGAAAAGTTGAACTACCTTGTTTCTCACATTCTGCTTTAAACATTACATACCGAGCCACCTGATCTGCAATACACTGGTTACTTACACCAGGTTCATGTAAAAACGTTCCAGTGTACGATTGCAGTGTAGACCGCGACGGAAGTTGAAGAATTTTGAAACTTTTCAGAGCTTCGTATGCAGCAGGACTTCGGGTAAAAATAGCCAACGCTAAATAAAACACACAAATTAGAATTTAACTTATTACTGCAATATCAAACATACCAATCCTAATTGTGATCATGCTCCACTGGTTACTCCGTTTTCCAGTTACTAAAACACAATATAGATCACTGATATAAGTGTCATGTTTTGCCTCTAGATACTCACCATTTCTATCTTGATCTACTTTAAACTGAGCTAGTTGTTGTCGTTTATCTGTTGTCCACACCTCTCTTATTTGTGTGCCTACCCCATGATTATCTCCTTCAGCAAAAACCTTCTCCAATTCAGCCTTATCTACTTCTTCAACTTTATTTAAAATTGCACACATCTCTTCGTGTTGCTAATCTGCCAGTGTTATTTCGGTCTTTTCATATTTGGTAAGCTTTCTTTTATCATTGTTTCTCTCTGTGAGGGCATTTTGCTTTCGTTTAGACTGGCTAGCTGGAGACATAAAAGACAGTTTGGCTTTTGAAGATGGAAGCTGTCGTTTTATTTTCTTGGATGGGCTTTCTGACACTGTGAGCTTTCGCCTAGAATTAAGACGATTCTTCATGTATTTACAAGAAGGACACATCACTTCTTTAGCAAATTTATCTGCTAAGGGTGCATTTGATGGAAGCTTATACCAACGTGCACAGTTTACGGAATCTACACGTTGGTAGGGAGCTATAGAATATCGCACACATCGTAGGTGGTAGCAAATTACTTTGTGATAATATTCTTCATACAGGTCCCACTCAATGCCGGGGCAAAATTTGTAAGATGACTGGTCTGAAAACATATTACACAGTTCATGGACTTCTTCATCAGTGCTTACTGATCCAGACTGAATAACAACACCTAGAACATTCACCACATACTCCTGGTCCTTGATTATCAAATGAATCCTGGATGTATGCCCAAAAGGAGGATGGTGGTGCATCTCTCGCTGCGTAATAGTTAAAATTGGCTGTCTATCTTTACTGGAAAAGCCTGTTACAAATGCTAAATCTTCGAATTCCTTTTCCAGCTGAAGGCAGAGTCGATCCAATTGTAGCACACTGTCACTTCTCGTCGTCTGAGACATCTCTTTAAAAATTGTTTCTGTCGATAGTTCCGTTTCCATTTGGCCACTTTCCTCGCCTCTATCGTTTTCTTCACCTCTATGGTCTTCCTCGTCTCTATCGTCTTCCTCGCCTCTATCTTCCCCCTTGCCCAAGTCCTCGCCTCTATCGTCTTCCTCACCTCTATCTCCCTCCTTGTCCAAGTCCTCGTATCTGTCGTCTTTCTCGCCTCTACGCACAAAAAGCCTCGAAGTTGCTGGAAAAGCATACGCACGATTGGGCGTAACGGATTCCGCCATATGAGAATTCTTGCTTGAACACTTATCTTCTTCTCCACACTACTGCAAACGATATTCAACAATACGGCTGCACTGGCGCATGAAGCAGACGTGACGATCACAGTAATTTTTCACCTGTATGGTATTCGATAATTTACAAAGGTTTACGGAGAGAAGCCCTTTGAATCATGCCGAATCATTTGTAACGGCTCTGTATTgcgttagatactctcctctcccattattaactcttggtaacatGCATGCCTTCATTTCTTATCATAAACCTGACTGCTGTGGATCGCTCAGATTACACCTTAAACGTTTTGACGAGTAGTCTGCATGGAATTGCAGTGGCTGAAATTCCACCTAGATATATCACTTTCGCTAGAAGAATTGTCCAAGGGGATGGTGACCATAATAAAATCCTGACATAATTATTCAATGAAATCTTGACCTCGCTAGACCATGATGAAACCTTGATGTTtgctttccaggttagctgcttgtgtctttctctttgtatgGCAAGTTTCTCTGTGTGATGTGATATACTTTTCTCAAGTACACCAATCTTTCACTCAGTAGTCACTAGGACTGAGCGATACtgacattttgctactttcacgaTTGTAGAATGCAACAATATTATCACAATTATGATAACTATCATGATGTTATATCAGCATCATGCATACGCAACTTTGTATGAACCATAATTATTTAATACAAGGTGAAATCGTGTACAACTTGTGTTAAGGCCGTAGGCAGTTACAGCTTaatacaaacagtataataAATAATGGCATCCTTAGATTTCAATGGTTTCTAACAGGTAAGCTTTAAACTGCATAGTAAGGTTTATTCACACAATGAACTGTATCAGAAGTGTAAGCTTGTTTTCTGGATCAAATTCTTCCACAACAGTATTCACCACCATTTTGAATTAACTAATACACAtttgcatgtgatgtcacaataTCACGATTATTTATAACACATATCAACATCACGATGTTCAAAGACAATCACGATTAATCCCAAAATtgatataatctcccagccctattGATAGTTGATATAATCTCTCACATATACAATGTGCGCCCACTGATTATAGCATTACAATAGTATTAATATTGGATTTTTAGGCTGGATAGGCTTATTAGGCTGGATTTTAAAGCAATGCTGAAAAGTAAATTAGAGCATCATAGGCTCAAACCTGGCAACTACTCAAAATACATCCATACTTGTTATAATGTGCATATATTTGTAGTGATAGCAtaatgcataataattatgaggGATACCATTCAACAGAAATGTGAACTATATAGAGCAAAATTGTATATTGATGAGCATATTTGTACACAGGTCTACCGAAAGTGACTGTGGGCCCATCCAGTAATAGGGTGGAGATTGGAGGAACTGTTAAGTTCACTGCCACAGTCAGTGATGTAGTGGAGAAGTTCAGATATCAGTGGAGACAAAATAATGTAGAGATTGATAGAGCAACTAGTAGTACTTACACTATTAAGAAAGTGAAAGAACGTCATCAGGGTGATTATGATTGCATAGTTTGTAATGAATATGAAGAAAAGGTTGCATCCAACAAGGCCAACTTGGTTGTTTATAGTGAGTTAGCATATGTatgtgtaatagttataccacgggcacgagtgctttgcctgatatatacacacaagcacgagggccgcaggcccgagtgtgagtgcgtatatacaggcaaagctcaagtgcccgtggtataactaatatgttttactttagcatgtagacccacctaattggcaaaagcattagttgctatacccttctcttatatagggaaccaaataagctgtgattgtgggattgaattttgccaaacaaactgtgattgtgggattcaattttaatacatcaaacagtagtttaattttatttttgctaatatagcaattttaagagactagtgttaattatgttacttcaattgctacatttacaaaagtacaAAACAAATTACTGTTGATATAtaaaaattgaatcccacaatcacaggttgtttggcagaattcaatcccacaatcacagcttgcttgattccctctataagagaagaggataacagcataatatcaaagaaatctgatgatttctagatatagtgtgcactcctattaggtgtgcaatgtctcaagttaacgagatatacgcactggtggcagtgcgtatatcttgttaaggcagtgtgtaacgagatCTACGCACtaccttaatgagatatacgcactgtagcagtgcgtatatctcgttaatattttgagtcagtgcgatatgtgatatatatgcactggctttcctttgatctgaggtgtgaaagtggtacacacacatatatatattgtaCGTACTCTAGTGTGCTTCTGGAATACTGCagtacacacaatgcacacatacGTACGTAATGGACCTAACTTTGTCCTACACTGTACTCTGTGTCCCAGTTATTTTCgttgacaatgcaaggtgtcaattcaagGTAGCATGATacagcttccctgtggctggcTACCTGGCATGCTTGTTgctattttccatagcaactgaaTTTATTGCACAGATGCTTCTCagttgatttgtaatgctgtgcatTAGgcgaaacatagctgaaaacaaacgGTAATGGTAATTGATTGTttggggcatgtgttcagatgcaaaataaCAGCACTCCTGGTATCATTCTTTGTTTGATGTAGTATGTGCTGATTAATTGTGTTGTCAAAATAAACAACTAGTAAAAGAAAAATGGGGACCAAAAagaagtaatgaaacaaggaataCTGTAAGTTACAGTaggtaaaaagtagtgaaacattaGTAATGGGCATTAattttaatctctaattcagtttTGGTTGTAGACTAAAGTAGTAATCCCTAATCAAGcttaaaatttctatttttcATCTACTTGTGAAGATACATAAAGTTTATAAGGCTTTAAGACCAGTTTTGCAAAAGCTGatcacataatatgtgactgggtctgggaaaactcagctggtcttatcacccatgacagcaggtttgatttttcagtACATACGTAAAACCACATGAAtatacactatcaaatttcactgtcaaaatcACCTaggcttgagtggtctgcttttgctgcagtggcagatctaggtaGGTTTCCGTGGTTTCGAGAAAACCCCCATTTTACATTTACGTAGCTTAGTGGCAGTCTAACTAGCATCAGTATCGATGTATTGTcttagcaaacaactatatgcCACTGTACTTCAGTAGCATACATGTAAATTGGACTTAATTAACACCGTTAAAGCTAGTAAATCTTCAACCACACTTTACTATTCACCCACCACTACATTAAAAACaatcgagttactctaatagagcaatcaagttACAACTTTTGTCCTTCAGTTAGCCATAGTGTTTACAGTTTAAAACATTGGATTTACTGTAAATTTTGACTAAAAGTAGCTTAAAATCCAAcctcagagcttctaaattCTCAatattttctggagaaatgtcctCAGATATCTTCAGTTAtatcaactttcagaaacccccttataaaaatcctagatctgccactgtactTGCTGCTCTTCCCAAGTCCAGTGGTGAGGTTTGTGGCCTTAGTGGAATTTTGAACAACCTGGGGAAGGCTTTATGTGGTTGTACAACTCTGTGTAGACATATGCTGTGAGTGCTCTCTTTTGGCAACAACTCTTGTACCTTTACTGACTTTCCATTTTGTTTTGTCTTTATTTTATCTTGAAACATGATTTCAAACAATGATCAGCCTGAGACAATAACAGGACCACTTTTGTTAAAAATAACTACCAAAGTCCCATTTGTCTCAGTATATGTATGCTATAGTAGAAGCAATGGACCCAGGATGAAGTAAAGATGGAATTAGTGTAGGTCTGTAGTGTATACATTAGAGTTTTGCCGTGTACCAATACTTCACACTATGTTCTGTATATTT from Dysidea avara chromosome 2, odDysAvar1.4, whole genome shotgun sequence includes these protein-coding regions:
- the LOC136247510 gene encoding uncharacterized protein; its protein translation is MCAILNKVEEVDKAELEKVFAEGDNHGVGTQIREVWTTDKRQQLAQFKVDQDRNVTGKRSNQWSMITIRIALAIFTRSPAAYEALKSFKILQLPSRSTLQSYTGTFLHEPGVSNQCIADQVARYVMFKAECEKQGKRKPQSDGVMIFDEVKVACQLLWNSRSHKLSGLAMTNKDMSSLNDIYRVLKEPDSPGQTSYILQFLWRDLTSSYDIVGPYFTSKESVDAQFILSCVLETVHLFQTCGLRTSLIVCDGSPANLTTIKLSHGHSGAYSVISDTASNDVYDVKPWMVNPFNPPWLIYWMICPTHQLKNMINALFSSKSGGTKLFRHGQHHGVFG
- the LOC136247511 gene encoding uncharacterized protein — protein: MLQIVTHHRDTFAVLYEKYKPMKNSFMQFQLDWYARCSAFLLEEQYTLAAINISENDAGFSEIVTIRNSWLEFCKACNTPVPTSNPIMLAVSSRLYRFLLDQVSSFQDSLIEKCTTEIDQTSSSITDGDDVYYRFGGATICSMLKNRYKAIKKCDSTKRNMLSVEISMLQAMKMKDKSTIPAYLSYRDRGFLYFPDNSLIPFLHNFDDALKEVVNEEGFRKHGDHLVKAGHEKVKECTSLREEFISVLKALVPSMVQDADSELAMMNIYEELSRKLCNTRIQEFVSATKQDLAAKKGLASTTDTNLRTTLLAHHTKLSTIRKQ